From one Gossypium hirsutum isolate 1008001.06 chromosome D08, Gossypium_hirsutum_v2.1, whole genome shotgun sequence genomic stretch:
- the LOC107913338 gene encoding peroxisome biogenesis protein 6 gives MMVGRRKPLVLSSTKILVNSVLSSTRLNEAGPANLSGDGLRLKAGILRVSKVKNSISDPKLASLDDSALIGLSTSTLKRLSITSGSLVLVRNLEAKIQRVAQIVVLDCPNTHVHMSLRKESLSDPPHVMLVFPSYSYPCTGSVSLDCDVAYVSPLLAFNLNLHISCLRSLVYKGTETLAYLFEANVDDKACRGDTDISLWLEPLGGPPKYASHLRVSFVKMPECSSLESLRGISSIEADDRQEMIDSALHKYFEVDRYLTRGDVFSVFLNWNCNSAICIPCCSRLQNQSDDIIYFKVVAVEPSDEAILRVNRTQTALVLGGSVSSAVPPDLLISGPKSVAPLQGDTVKILASILTPPLCPSPLSLKFRVSVLLHGLPGCGKRTVVRYVSKRLGLHVVEYSCHDLTASSEKKTSAALTQAFNSSQRYSPTILLLRHFDVFRNFASHEGLPSDQIGLSSEFASVIRKFTEPVASDEDGNAEDMSNVEFAVKDSGNVGRHEVLLVAAADSSEGLPPAIRRCFSHEVSMGPLTEEQRAEMLSQSMQGVSELLSDTRLEDFVKDIVGQTSGFMPRDLCALVADTGANLISKSNFQTGKAESSQSDDSVGVKAVQDTSSNTTARLRGKEDLEKALERSKKRTASALGAPKVPNVKWEDVGGLEDVKKSILDTVQLPLLHKDLFSSGLRKRSGVLLYGPPGTGKTLLAKAVATECSLNFLSVKGPELINMYIGESEKNVRDIFQKARSARPCVIFFDELDSLAPARGASGDSGGVMDRVVSQMLAEIDGLNDSTQDLFIIGASNRPDLIDPALLRPGRFDKLLYVGVNSDASYRERVLKALTRKFRLHEDISLYSIAKRCPPNFTGADMYALCADAWFHAAKRKVLSPDSSSMDQADSIVVEYDDFVKVLRELSPSLSMAELKKYEILRDQLEGSSS, from the exons GTGCTTGTTAGAAACTTGGAGGCAAAGATACAAAGAGTTGCTCAGATTGTTGTTTTAGATTGTCCAAATACTCACGTTCACATGTCTCTAAGAAAAGAATCCCTTTCAGATCCTCCGCATGTAATGCTTGTCTTTCCCTCATACAGTTATCCTTGTACTGGTTCTGTATCCTTGGACTGTGATGTTGCCTATGTATCTCCTCTGTTAGCTTTTAACCTCAACCTACACATATCATGCTTGAGATCTCTTGTCTATAAAGGAACGGAGACTTTAGCATACCTCTTTGAAGCTAATGTGGATGATAAGGCATGCAGGGGAGACACTGATATCAGTTTATGGTTGGAACCTTTGGGGGGCCCGCCGAAGTATGCATCACACTTAAGGGTTTCCTTTGTTAAGATGCCAGAATGCAGTTCCCTTGAATCTTTAAGAGGAATTTCTTCTATTGAAGCCGATGATCGCCAAGAAATGATTGATTCTGCCTTACACAAGTACTTTGAAGTGGATAGATATTTAACAAGGGGAGATGTTTTCAGCGTTTTCCTAAATTGGAATTGCAATTCAGCCATTTGCATTCCTTGCTGCTCAAGATTGCAAAATCAGAGTGATGAtatcatctattttaag GTTGTTGCTGTGGAGCCATCAGATGAAGCCATTCTTCGAGTAAATCGTACTCAGACTGCTCTAGTTCTTGGAGGGAGTGTGTCATCTGCTGTTCCCCCTGATTTGTTAATTTCTGGTCCAAAAAGTGTTGCACCTCTGCAAGGGGACACAGTCAAGATTTTAGCTTCGATTCTCACACCACCTCTATGCCCATCCCCACTATCTTTGAAATTTAGAGTTTCTGTTCTACTACATGGTCTGCCAG GGTGTGGGAAGAGGACTGTTGTTAGATATGTTTCTAAGCGACTGGGTCTACATGTAGTTGAATATAGCTGCCACGACCTAACAGCCTCTTCTGAGAAGAAGACCTCTGCTGCTTTGACTCAAGCTTTCAACAGTTCGCAAAG ATACTCACCAACAATACTTCTTCTACGCCATTTTGATGTTTTTCGGAATTTTGCCTCCCATGAAGGTTTGCCAAGTGACCAAATTGGACTTTCCTCTGAATTTGCATCAGTCATCAGAAAGTTTACTGAGCCAGTTGCTAGTGATGAAGACGGCAATGCGGAAGACATGTCAAACGTTGAATTT GCTGTAAAGGACAGTGGAAATGTGGGTAGGCACGAGGTGCTGTTGGTTGCAGCTGCTGACAGTTCTGAAGGTCTGCCACCAGCTATTAGGCGTTGTTTCAGCCATGAAGTAAGCATGGGTCCCTTGACTGAAGAACAAAGGGCTGAAATGTTGTCACAGTCAATGCAAGGTGTTTCTGAACTTCTTTCTGAT ACTCGCTTAGAGGATTTTGTGAAGGACATAGTGGGACAGACTTCTGGCTTCATGCCTCGGGATTTGTGTGCTTTAGTTGCTGATACTGGTGCTAACTTAATCTCCAAGAGCAATTTTCAAACTGGCAAAGCAGAATCATCACAATCAGATGATTCTGTTGGAGTTAAAGCAGTGCAGGATACATCAAGCAATACTACAGCTCGCTTAAGGGGAAAAGAGGACTTGGAGAAAGCATTGGAGCGATCAAAGAAGAGGACTGCATCTGCATTAGGTGCTCCAAAG GTTCCTAATGTGAAATGGGAAGATGTTGGTGGACTGGAGGATGTGAAAAAATCAATTTTGGACACTGTTCAG TTACCTCTCCTGCATAAGGATTTATTTTCATCTGGCTTGCGCAAGCGCTCTGGTGTCCTTCTTTATGGTCCTCCAGGAACAGGGAAA ACTTTGTTGGCAAAAGCTGTGGCAACTGAGTGTTCCTTAAATTTCCTTAGTGTAAAAGGGCCTGAACTAATTAACATGTACATAGGAGAGTCAGAGAAGAATGTTCGAGACATTTTCCAGAag GCCAGATCAGCACGGCCATGTGTCATCTTCTTTGATGAACTCGATTCGCTTGCTCCTGCTCGAGGTGCTTCTGGAGATTCTGGGGGTGTTATGGACAGAGTGGTCTCTCAG ATGCTTGCAGAGATTGATGGCCTTAATGATTCTACCCAG GACCTATTTATTATAGGAGCAAGCAACAGGCCAGATCTTATTGACCCAGCTCTTCTAAGGCCTGGTAGATTTGACAAACTGCTATACGTTGGAGTTAACTCTGATGCATCTTACAGAGAGCG AGTTCTTAAAGCACTTACCAGAAAGTTTAGATTGCACGAAGATATATCCCTCTACTCAATTGCAAAGAGATGCCCACCAAACTTTACTGGTGCAGATATGTATGCCTTGTGTGCAGATGCTTGGTTTCATGCTGCAAAGCGTAAG GTGTTGAGTCCAGATTCATCTTCCATGGATCAAGCTGACTCCATTGTTGTAGAATATGATGACTTTGTGAAG GTATTGAGAGAGCTTTCACCATCCCTTTCCATGGCAGAGCTTAAGAAGTACGAAATTCTTCGAGATCAGTTGGAAGGGTCTTCAAGCTGA